Genomic segment of Pseudoalteromonas sp. NC201:
GAATATCCTTGACCGCGTCAAACGCATTCCTGGTACGACGAACGTGCAGATCTTCGGTGCTAAAGACTATGCCATGCGTATTTGGCTGCGCCCGGATATTATGAGTCAACTGCAAGTCACAGCAGACGATATTGCGGGTGCAATTAGAGAGCAAAACTCTCAGTATGCAGCGGGTAGTATTGGTGCAACACCGACATCTCAAGACGCGCAATCGCTCGTTTATAGTGTCACCGCGAAAGGACGTTTATCGACGGCTGAAGAGTTCGAAAATATCATTGTTCGAGCAAACCCAGATGGCTCAACACTGCGCCTTAAGGATGTTGCTCGCGTAGAGCTTGGTTCTAAAGACTATAACTTCCAAGGTACTATTAACGGTAAAGAAGCGGTATTGCTCGGTGTATTCTTGCAACCGGGCGCGAATGCGCTTGACGTGGCTAAAGCAGTAGAGGCTGAAATTGAACAGATCAAACCTCAGTTCCCTACAGGCCTCGCCCACGTTAACTCTTACGACACCACACGCTTTGTAGAAGTCTCAATTCGCGAGGTGTTAAAAACGCTTGGTGAAGCAATGATTTTGGTATTCTTAGTGGTTTACCTGTTCTTGCAAAACTGGCGTGCAACGCTAATTCCAACGCTTGCAGTTCCGGTCTCGTTACTTGGTACATTTGCAGGTCTCTATATGCTCGGTTACTCGATTAACACGCTTACGCTGTTCGGCATGGTGTTATCGATTGGTATCGTGGTAGATGACGCCATTGTAGTACTTGAGAATGTCGAGCGTATTATGCATGAGCAAGGCTTGCAGGCTAGAGAAGCAGCAGTTAAAGCGATGCAGGAAGTAAGCGGCCCCGTAGTCGCGATTGTATTGGTATTGTGTTCGGTGTTTGTACCTATCGCTTTTCTGGGTGGGTTAACAGGCGAGCTATTCCGCCAATTTGCGATCACAATCTCCATCTCTGTAAGTTTATCCGGTGTGGTTGCACTGACAATGACGCCTGCACTTTGTGTATTGCTGCTTAAGCACGAGCACAAACAAGATGCCAAGTTTTTCTTGTGGTTCAATGACTGGTTCCATCGTGTGACCGGACGCTATGTTGGCGCGGTTAGCTTTATGGTTCGCCGTGGTTTTGTAGGCCTAACCTTAATGGTAGCGATGATTGGTGCAACGGTATTCCTGTGGCAAAAAACACCAAGCTCGTTGGTACCAGACGAAGACCAAGGTTACTATATGATAGCGGTGTTCTTGCCTGATGGCTCTTCGTTAGAGCGCACTGCTAAAGTGGCCGATGAAGTGATAGCGGCTGCAAAGTCAAACCCAGCTAACGAAAACGTCGTGGCGTTTACGGGGATGGACTTCATCGGTGGTGGCTTCAAAAATAGCGCGGCGACTATGTTCGTGACGCAAACACATTGGGATGAACGCGATGTGTCGGCGAAGGAACTTGTTGGTGAGTTATTTATGAAAACCGCGCATATTAACGAAGCATTAGTGCTGGCGTTTAACCCACCGCCAATTTTCGGCTTGGGTACAACAGGCGGATTTGAAGTCTTCTTGCAAAATAAAGGCGGCTCTGATCCCGCTAAATTGAAGCAAGGCATGCAGATGATCATGGCCGAGGCGCAGAAGAGCCCTATCCTTACAGGCATTCAAACGCTATGGCGTCCTGATGCACCACAGCTAAAAGTGCATATGGATCGTGAACAAGCGCGTGCCATGGGAGTTAATATCAATTCTGCGTTTAACGCACTTGCAGCCAATTTAGGTAATTACTACGTCAACGACTTCAATAAATTTGGTCGTGCATGGCAAGTGATTATGTCCGCTGAAGCCGAGTTTAGAATGACACCGGAAGATGTTGGCCGCATTTATGTGAAAAACAATCGTGGCGAAATGGTACCAATTTCTGCATTTACGGATGTTGAGTATAGTCGCGGCCCGGAAACCATGAATCGTTACAATAACTTATCTGCAGTTAAGTTAATGGGCGAAGCAGCACCTGGCTACAGCTCAGGTCAAGCTATCGCGGAGTTTGAGCGTATCGCCAACAAAGTGCTACCACCAGATATGACTTACGAGTGGACGGGTTCCGCGTTCCAAGAAAAGCAAAACTCTGGCACAACCGGTATTGCACTCGGCATGGCCGTGATCATGGTATTTTTGATCCTCGCAGCACTTTATGAGCGCTGGTCATTGCCATTCTCGGTTATGTTAGCGCTACCGTTTGGTACTTTCGGTGCCTTGGTCTCAATCTGGATTGCTGGGCTAACCAACGACGTTTACTTCCAAATCGGTTTGGTTACCCTACTTGGCCTTGCCAGTAAAAATGCCATTCTTATTGTCGAGTACGCACTCATGAAGTATCAAGAAGGATGGAGTCCAGCAACTGCAGCCCTTGAAGCGGCAAGACTGCGTTTTAGACCTATTATCATGACTTCACTTGCTTTCATACTTGGTGTAGTTCCACTGGTGATGAGTTCTGGAGCTGGCGCAGGAGCAAGACACAGTGTGGGTACTGGCGTAATGGGTGGTATGCTCTCGGCTACCTTCCTCGCAGTATTCTTCTTGCCACTATTCTTCTATTGGCTAATGGCAAGACGGATGTCAGAGAAGCGTTCTAAGCAAGAACTTTCAGATGAAATCGCGAAGCATCATAAAGATGAGCATGTCGATACAGATGAAGGATTAGCTTAATAACATCCCTTAAGTGAAACCACAAAACGCCTGAATTTTCAGGCGTTTTTTATACCCCAAAAAAGCTACTCTTGACCTTTCCACTACCTCACCATCACACACTTTATCACTAGCCATTAGTCGTAATTTCATGCTTTTCGTCCAAATGCACTTGATTTTGTCGACAATTAGGTTATCACTGATAAAGCATAATGATAAAAACTAGAGATCAACAGCAAGGACAAGATATGACAACAGAGAGCCAATTAATAAATGCAAGTGCACTTACAAAGAGTTACTTCAAAGGCCCCCAAGTAGCACCGCTTACTCAACTCACCATAGGGCAATACCTAGAAGATATTGTCGACAATTATCCAGAAAGAGAAGCCATTGTTGTCTCTCATCAATCTGTTCGCTTAAATTATCGAGAGTATCTCGCCAAAATAAATCAACTTGCCGCAAGCCTTTTAGCTGTAGGCATACAACCAGGGGATAGAGTTGGGATTTGGTCTCCAAACAATCTTGAATGGAGTCTAGTGCAATTTGCAACCGCTAAAATTGGCGCGATCATGGTGTGCATTAACCCAGCTTATCGTCCAAGCGAGCTTGAATACGTGCTAAACAACGTTGAGTGTAAGATGTTAGTTATGGCGAAATCATTTAAACATAGCCATTACGTTGACATGATAAGAGAGCTGGCACCAGAATCTTATGACTGCATGTTTGGCGAATTGTCTTCACAGCGCCTTCCCTCTCTCAAACAGATTGTGCTGATTGACGAGGATATTGAACCAGGCCTGATGAATTTCAGCACCCTGTTATCTAAAGCTAATGATGCCCACTATCTTGAGGCAAATGCGATTGCAGCCAACCTCAGTGCCAGCGACGCAATCAATATTCAATTCACTTCAGGTACTACAGGCAACCCGAAAGGCGCCACCCTCACCCACAGTAATATCCTCAATAACGGATTACTCGTCGCCAATGCCATGAAGCTCACAGAGCAAGACAAGCTTTGTATTCCCGTGCCGCTTTATCATTGTTTTGGCATGGTGCTCGGTAATCTCGTTTGTATCAGTAAAGGGGCGTGCGCTGTATTCCCTAACGATAGCTTTGATCCGCTTGTCACCTTAGAAGTTGTTGAACGAGAAAAGTGCACTGGGCTTCACGGTGTACCAACAATGTTTATCGCACAATTAGAGCACTCAGACTTTACACAGTTTGATCTATCTTCGCTGCGCACTGGCGTGATGGCAGGCTCTACCTGCCCTGAAAAGGTCATGCGCCAAGTACAAACCCAAATGCATATGACCGATGTACTAATTGGTTACGGGCAAACCGAGTGCAGCCCAATCAATAATATTACCGAAATCGATTCGCCTGTTGAGAAACGCGTGCAGACTGTTGGTCGCGCTATGCCACATACCGAGGTCAAAATTATTGACGAGCTAGGACATATTGCCCCAATTGGTACGCCTGGTGAAGTATGTGCCCGAGGATATTGCGTAATGAAAGGCTATTGGCAGGACCCAGAAAAAACGGCGGCAACTATTGATAGCGATGGCTGGCTACATTCTGGCGATTTAGGGGTAATGGACAACGAAGGGTTCGTCAGTATCGTCGGCCGCATAAAAGACATGATCATTCGCGGTGGCGAGAATATTTACCCCAGAGAAATTGAGGAAGTGCTTTATCATCATCATGATATTCAAGACGCCGCTGTATTTGGGATCAAAGACGAAAAATATGGTGAGGAAGTATGTGTTTGGGTTCAACTTAAGCCCGGACACTATATTTCGGAAGAGGATATTCGTATATTTTTAAAAGATAAACTCGCCTATTTCAAAGTCCCAAAACATATCAAGCTCGTTGAAAATTATCCGATGACAGTCACAGGCAAGCTACAAAAGTTCAAAATGCGAGAGCAAATGGAAAGTGAGCTTGATGCATTTGCCGAATCTCAGTAACTAAGATGAGTAAGTGGTGAGCAATATCCTAACTCACCACTTACGTAGCTCTTACAACGCGTTTGAAAACTTTGCTCTGTAAAAATCACAACCACCGCTAAGCTACTACTCAACTAATTGTTTAAATTGAATTTTTCTTTGGTTCATTTCTTGCTGTTAGTTTCTAAATTTTATATGAAGGAAACGAGCAATGACCAAGTGTCCATTAACCACCACAGCTGGTAATCCAATCGCCGATAATCAAAATAGTCTTACCGCAGGTCCTAGAGGCCCCTTATTGGTTGAAGATTACCAGTTAATCGAAAAACTGGCGCATCAAAATAGAGAACGTATTCCAGAGCGTACCGTGCATGCTAAAGGATGGGGTGCGTTTGGAACATTTACGGTAACAAACGATATAAGCCGATATACCAAGGCAAAACTATTTGCTGAGGTTGATAAGCAAACCGACATTCTGATGCGCTTCTCAACGGTAGCCGGCGAAAAAGGGGCTGCCGATGCGGAGCGTGACGTAAGAGGTTTCTCGATAAAGTTTTACACTGATGAAGGAAATTGGGATTTAGTTGGTAATAATACCCCCGTATTTTTTGTCCGTGATCCGTATAAATTCCCAGATTTTATTCATACCCAAAAGCGCCACCCAAAAACCAACCTGCGTTCCAACACCGCGCAATGGGATTTTTGGTCACTGTCGCCAGAAAGCCTGCATCAAGTATTGATTTTAATGTCTGACCGTGGCTTGCCAACGGATGTGAGACATATGAATGGCTATGGCTCTCACACCTTTAGTTTGATTAACGAGGAAAACCAAAGAGTTTGGGTGAAGTTTCATATGAAAACCCAACAAGGCCACCAGCATCATACCGATGAAGAGTCAAAATCAGTAATTGGCGAAAGCAGAGAGAGTTTTCAAGAGGACTTGCTTGAGGCCATAGAGCGCGGAAATTATCCGAAATGGGATATGAAAATTCAGGTGATGACTGAAGCACAAGCAAAACAGTTCCAACACAATCCGTTTGATTTAACCAAAGTCTGGCCGCATGGCGACTTTCCACTCATCGATGTTGGCACACTCGAATTAAATCGCGTACCAGACAATTATTTTGCAGAGATAGAACAAGCTGCATTTAGTCCGTCTAACGTGGTGTCTGGCATTGGGTTTTCTCCGGATAAAATGTTGCAAGCACGCATTTTCTCCTATGCCGATGCTCACCGCTACCGACTCGGTACGCATTATGAGGCATTACCCGTTAATCGTCCAAAATGCCCAGTGCACCATTACCACAAAGACGGTGCAATGCGGTTCTTTAACAATGAGCCGGGTGGTAACGAAGATGCTTACTACGAGCCTAACTCGATGGGAGGCCCAAAAGAGAGCCCAGAGTATAAACGCCCTGCTCTTGAGCTTGAAGGAATGGCGGATAGATACGACCACCGCAAAGACAATGATGATT
This window contains:
- a CDS encoding AMP-binding protein, which encodes MTTESQLINASALTKSYFKGPQVAPLTQLTIGQYLEDIVDNYPEREAIVVSHQSVRLNYREYLAKINQLAASLLAVGIQPGDRVGIWSPNNLEWSLVQFATAKIGAIMVCINPAYRPSELEYVLNNVECKMLVMAKSFKHSHYVDMIRELAPESYDCMFGELSSQRLPSLKQIVLIDEDIEPGLMNFSTLLSKANDAHYLEANAIAANLSASDAINIQFTSGTTGNPKGATLTHSNILNNGLLVANAMKLTEQDKLCIPVPLYHCFGMVLGNLVCISKGACAVFPNDSFDPLVTLEVVEREKCTGLHGVPTMFIAQLEHSDFTQFDLSSLRTGVMAGSTCPEKVMRQVQTQMHMTDVLIGYGQTECSPINNITEIDSPVEKRVQTVGRAMPHTEVKIIDELGHIAPIGTPGEVCARGYCVMKGYWQDPEKTAATIDSDGWLHSGDLGVMDNEGFVSIVGRIKDMIIRGGENIYPREIEEVLYHHHDIQDAAVFGIKDEKYGEEVCVWVQLKPGHYISEEDIRIFLKDKLAYFKVPKHIKLVENYPMTVTGKLQKFKMREQMESELDAFAESQ
- a CDS encoding catalase, yielding MTKCPLTTTAGNPIADNQNSLTAGPRGPLLVEDYQLIEKLAHQNRERIPERTVHAKGWGAFGTFTVTNDISRYTKAKLFAEVDKQTDILMRFSTVAGEKGAADAERDVRGFSIKFYTDEGNWDLVGNNTPVFFVRDPYKFPDFIHTQKRHPKTNLRSNTAQWDFWSLSPESLHQVLILMSDRGLPTDVRHMNGYGSHTFSLINEENQRVWVKFHMKTQQGHQHHTDEESKSVIGESRESFQEDLLEAIERGNYPKWDMKIQVMTEAQAKQFQHNPFDLTKVWPHGDFPLIDVGTLELNRVPDNYFAEIEQAAFSPSNVVSGIGFSPDKMLQARIFSYADAHRYRLGTHYEALPVNRPKCPVHHYHKDGAMRFFNNEPGGNEDAYYEPNSMGGPKESPEYKRPALELEGMADRYDHRKDNDDFSQPRALYCLFDDAQKQRLYGNIARAMEGVPEYIIERQLGLFKSVHEELEAGVRTALNEKG
- a CDS encoding efflux RND transporter permease subunit, translated to MFSKYFINRPIFAFVISIVIVLAGLAAMRSLPVAQYPEIAPPQVEVRAVYPGASADVLEQTVATPIENAITGVEGMMYMTSTSTNSGVTTIAVTFEIGTDVDQAAVDVNNRVKQVEARLPEETRRQGVVVQKTSSNFLQVHAFYSPDGTRESLWTSNYVTMNILDRVKRIPGTTNVQIFGAKDYAMRIWLRPDIMSQLQVTADDIAGAIREQNSQYAAGSIGATPTSQDAQSLVYSVTAKGRLSTAEEFENIIVRANPDGSTLRLKDVARVELGSKDYNFQGTINGKEAVLLGVFLQPGANALDVAKAVEAEIEQIKPQFPTGLAHVNSYDTTRFVEVSIREVLKTLGEAMILVFLVVYLFLQNWRATLIPTLAVPVSLLGTFAGLYMLGYSINTLTLFGMVLSIGIVVDDAIVVLENVERIMHEQGLQAREAAVKAMQEVSGPVVAIVLVLCSVFVPIAFLGGLTGELFRQFAITISISVSLSGVVALTMTPALCVLLLKHEHKQDAKFFLWFNDWFHRVTGRYVGAVSFMVRRGFVGLTLMVAMIGATVFLWQKTPSSLVPDEDQGYYMIAVFLPDGSSLERTAKVADEVIAAAKSNPANENVVAFTGMDFIGGGFKNSAATMFVTQTHWDERDVSAKELVGELFMKTAHINEALVLAFNPPPIFGLGTTGGFEVFLQNKGGSDPAKLKQGMQMIMAEAQKSPILTGIQTLWRPDAPQLKVHMDREQARAMGVNINSAFNALAANLGNYYVNDFNKFGRAWQVIMSAEAEFRMTPEDVGRIYVKNNRGEMVPISAFTDVEYSRGPETMNRYNNLSAVKLMGEAAPGYSSGQAIAEFERIANKVLPPDMTYEWTGSAFQEKQNSGTTGIALGMAVIMVFLILAALYERWSLPFSVMLALPFGTFGALVSIWIAGLTNDVYFQIGLVTLLGLASKNAILIVEYALMKYQEGWSPATAALEAARLRFRPIIMTSLAFILGVVPLVMSSGAGAGARHSVGTGVMGGMLSATFLAVFFLPLFFYWLMARRMSEKRSKQELSDEIAKHHKDEHVDTDEGLA